The following coding sequences lie in one Silene latifolia isolate original U9 population chromosome 5, ASM4854445v1, whole genome shotgun sequence genomic window:
- the LOC141656325 gene encoding organic cation/carnitine transporter 7-like isoform X2 has protein sequence MADKATGYSVDEALVTMGFGKLQYMVFIYAGMGWVADAMEIMLLSFVGPAVKSAWNLSPAQESLITTVVFAGMLLGAYSWGLISDKYGRRIGFFVPAMVTSAAGLLSAVSPNYIVLLISRCLVGIGLGGGPVLFTWFTEFLPAPNRGLWLVIFSAFWTLGVILEASLAWIVMPRLGWRWQVGLSALPSLILLIFYPATLESPRYFCLKGKKQKASKVLNKIAKMNKTELPPGVLLTDQEIELNGRTITQDGTQLSGQSVDTPKWKDSDLGIFRSLVMLLSPELARTTLLLWVTFFGNAFSYYGLVLLTTELNSKSSSCGTHRQSHSSDTVNYKNVFIASFAEFPGLIVSALIVDRVGRKASMAGLFFLCCIFMVPLVVHQSDGVTTTLLFGARACISGCFTIVYIYAPEIYPTSVRTTGFGAASSMGRIGGMICPQVAVILVQGCHQMAAILLFIGVISVSAIAVLFFPLETKGLELIDSVASHKRENPKAYAKKPDGSTQLQHSANHV, from the exons ATGGCAGACAAAGCGACAGGTTATAGCGTGGATGAAGCCCTAGTAACAATGGGGTTCGGAAAGCTGCAATATATGGTGTTCATATATGCAGGAATGGGATGGGTTGCAGATGCAATGGAAATCATGCTGCTGTCGTTTGTCGGACCTGCAGTTAAGTCTGCTTGGAACCTTAGTCCTGCACAAGAAAGTCTGATTACTACTGTAGTATTTGCAGGAATGCTACTCGGAGCTTATTCTTGGGGTTTAATCTCCGACAAATATGGAAGACG GATCGGGTTTTTTGTGCCAGCAATGGTTACTTCTGCAGCTGGTCTTCTAAGCGCAGTATCCCCAAATTACATAGTATTGCTTATATCTCGGTGTTTGGTAGGAATTGGTCTAGGAGGCGGTCCTGTGTTATTCACCTGGTTTACCGAGTTTTTACCTGCACCGAATAGGGGTCTCTGGTTAGTTATTTTCAGTGCATTTTGGACTCTGGGTGTAATCTTGGAGGCAAGCTTAGCATGG ATTGTTATGCCGAGATTGGGATGGAGATGGCAGGTGGGTTTATCCGCTCTGCCTTCCCTGATTTTGCTCATATTTTACCCGGCAACGCTGGAGTCGCCTAGGTACTTCTGTCTGAAAGGTAAAAAACAGAAAGCCTCTAAAGTTCTGAATAAAATAGCCAAGATGAATAAAACAGAATTACCTCCTGGTGTTTTACTGACTGATCAAGAAATCGAGCTGAATGGACGAACTATTACTCAAGACGGTACCCAATTATCCGGCCAATCCGTGGATACTCCTAAGTGGAAGGATTCTGATTTGGGAATATTCAGATCACTGGTAATGCTTCTTTCACCTGAATTAGCTAGGACAACTTTGCTCCTGTGGGTAACGTTCTTTGGGAACGCCTTTTCGTATTATGGTCTTGTGTTGCTGACTACTGAGTTGAACAGTAAGAGCAGTTCTTGTGGAACTCACAGGCAATCACATTCTTCTGATACTGTCAATTATAAGAATGTTTTCATCGCGAGTTTTGCAG AGTTTCCAGGTCTTATTGTATCAGCCCTGATAGTTGATCGAGTTGGTCGTAAAGCTTCAATGGCCGGTTTATTTTTCCTGTGTTGTATATTTATGGTGCCGCTGGTGGTCCATCAGTCGGATGGTGTAACAACAACTCTTCTCTTTGGGGCTCGAGCTTGTATCTCCGGATGCTTCACAATTGTCTATATATACGCCCCTGag ATATACCCGACCTCAGTGAGGACGACAGGTTTTGGTGCAGCGAGTTCAATGGGAAGAATCGGAGGAATGATATGTCCTCAAGTGGCAGTGATACTGGTACAAGGATGTCATCAAATGGCTGCTATTCTTCTTTTTATCGGCGTAATCTCTGTGTCCGCCATTGCAGTGTTGTTCTTTCCACTAGAAACAAAGGGACTCGAGTTGATTGATAGTGTAGCTAGTCATAAACGCGAAAACCCCAAGGCTTATGCTAAGAAACCCGATGGAAGCACACAATTACAGCATAGCGCGAATCATGTCTAG
- the LOC141656325 gene encoding organic cation/carnitine transporter 7-like isoform X1 has protein sequence MDQQSGAVKSVVKLVKMADKATGYSVDEALVTMGFGKLQYMVFIYAGMGWVADAMEIMLLSFVGPAVKSAWNLSPAQESLITTVVFAGMLLGAYSWGLISDKYGRRIGFFVPAMVTSAAGLLSAVSPNYIVLLISRCLVGIGLGGGPVLFTWFTEFLPAPNRGLWLVIFSAFWTLGVILEASLAWIVMPRLGWRWQVGLSALPSLILLIFYPATLESPRYFCLKGKKQKASKVLNKIAKMNKTELPPGVLLTDQEIELNGRTITQDGTQLSGQSVDTPKWKDSDLGIFRSLVMLLSPELARTTLLLWVTFFGNAFSYYGLVLLTTELNSKSSSCGTHRQSHSSDTVNYKNVFIASFAEFPGLIVSALIVDRVGRKASMAGLFFLCCIFMVPLVVHQSDGVTTTLLFGARACISGCFTIVYIYAPEIYPTSVRTTGFGAASSMGRIGGMICPQVAVILVQGCHQMAAILLFIGVISVSAIAVLFFPLETKGLELIDSVASHKRENPKAYAKKPDGSTQLQHSANHV, from the exons ATGGATCAGCAGTCAG GTGCGGTTAAATCTGTAGTAAAGTTGGTTAAGATGGCAGACAAAGCGACAGGTTATAGCGTGGATGAAGCCCTAGTAACAATGGGGTTCGGAAAGCTGCAATATATGGTGTTCATATATGCAGGAATGGGATGGGTTGCAGATGCAATGGAAATCATGCTGCTGTCGTTTGTCGGACCTGCAGTTAAGTCTGCTTGGAACCTTAGTCCTGCACAAGAAAGTCTGATTACTACTGTAGTATTTGCAGGAATGCTACTCGGAGCTTATTCTTGGGGTTTAATCTCCGACAAATATGGAAGACG GATCGGGTTTTTTGTGCCAGCAATGGTTACTTCTGCAGCTGGTCTTCTAAGCGCAGTATCCCCAAATTACATAGTATTGCTTATATCTCGGTGTTTGGTAGGAATTGGTCTAGGAGGCGGTCCTGTGTTATTCACCTGGTTTACCGAGTTTTTACCTGCACCGAATAGGGGTCTCTGGTTAGTTATTTTCAGTGCATTTTGGACTCTGGGTGTAATCTTGGAGGCAAGCTTAGCATGG ATTGTTATGCCGAGATTGGGATGGAGATGGCAGGTGGGTTTATCCGCTCTGCCTTCCCTGATTTTGCTCATATTTTACCCGGCAACGCTGGAGTCGCCTAGGTACTTCTGTCTGAAAGGTAAAAAACAGAAAGCCTCTAAAGTTCTGAATAAAATAGCCAAGATGAATAAAACAGAATTACCTCCTGGTGTTTTACTGACTGATCAAGAAATCGAGCTGAATGGACGAACTATTACTCAAGACGGTACCCAATTATCCGGCCAATCCGTGGATACTCCTAAGTGGAAGGATTCTGATTTGGGAATATTCAGATCACTGGTAATGCTTCTTTCACCTGAATTAGCTAGGACAACTTTGCTCCTGTGGGTAACGTTCTTTGGGAACGCCTTTTCGTATTATGGTCTTGTGTTGCTGACTACTGAGTTGAACAGTAAGAGCAGTTCTTGTGGAACTCACAGGCAATCACATTCTTCTGATACTGTCAATTATAAGAATGTTTTCATCGCGAGTTTTGCAG AGTTTCCAGGTCTTATTGTATCAGCCCTGATAGTTGATCGAGTTGGTCGTAAAGCTTCAATGGCCGGTTTATTTTTCCTGTGTTGTATATTTATGGTGCCGCTGGTGGTCCATCAGTCGGATGGTGTAACAACAACTCTTCTCTTTGGGGCTCGAGCTTGTATCTCCGGATGCTTCACAATTGTCTATATATACGCCCCTGag ATATACCCGACCTCAGTGAGGACGACAGGTTTTGGTGCAGCGAGTTCAATGGGAAGAATCGGAGGAATGATATGTCCTCAAGTGGCAGTGATACTGGTACAAGGATGTCATCAAATGGCTGCTATTCTTCTTTTTATCGGCGTAATCTCTGTGTCCGCCATTGCAGTGTTGTTCTTTCCACTAGAAACAAAGGGACTCGAGTTGATTGATAGTGTAGCTAGTCATAAACGCGAAAACCCCAAGGCTTATGCTAAGAAACCCGATGGAAGCACACAATTACAGCATAGCGCGAATCATGTCTAG
- the LOC141656326 gene encoding histone-lysine N-methyltransferase ATXR4, with protein MTPLLRTSRYLSPKFKKIILQSSLSTVSTTNHGGDSPSRLGPPPIRVDFTVSAGRGVFSTRFISAGELIHTANPVVSHPFLSKCDVVCYLCLRRLKPGHCTEQFCSEECKEQSKAFYELEKKADWFVYHKYCSTHGLKYPLLVKRLACMVIAGAASENCLDILQPAQVLPEIEEEHSLLRTAFEAADTTEESLKFLSNQWYANVLARIRINAFRVEMVSGLYGDLLSSALASVEAESGIGNAVYILPSFYNHDCDPNVNIIWMDNVHARLKALRNIDEGEELRICYIDASMDFDARQNVLLNGFGFKCSCNRCLSKD; from the exons ATGACACCATTGCTAAGAACTAGCCGTTACCTCTctccaaaattcaaaaaaattatcCTCCAATCTTCTCTCTCCACCGTATCAACAACCAATCACGGCGGCGATTCACCGAGTCGACTCGGTCCCCCACCGATCCGAGTCGACTTTACTGTGTCAGCTGGCCGAGGCGTGTTCTCCACGCGGTTTATCTCAGCTGGGGAGCTCATTCACACAGCTAACCCTGTCGTTTCGCACCCGTTTTTGTCAAAATGCGACGTCGTTTGTTATCTTTGTCTTAGAAGGTTGAAACCTGGACATTGTACTGAACAATTTTGTAGTGAGGAGTGTAAGGAACAATCTAAG GCATTTTATGAGCTAGAGAAGAAAGCAGACTGGTTCGTGTATCACAAATACTGTAG CACTCATGGTTTGAAGTATCCGCTTTTGGTGAAGCGTTTGGCTTGCATGGTTATTGCTGGAGCAGCTTCTGAGAATTGCCTCGACATACTTCAGCCTGCTCAAGTTCTTCCTGAG ATTGAAGAGGAGCATAGCCTACTCCGAACTGCATTTGAAGCAGCAGATACGACAGAGGAAAGCTTGAAAT TCTTGTCGAATCAGTGGTACGCTAATGTACTAGCTCGTATACGTATTAATGCATTTCGAGTTGAAATGGTTAGTGGACTATACGGGGATCTTCTTTCATCCGCACTAGCATCAGTAGAAGCTGAATCTGGGATTGGGAATGCAGTTTATATTCTTCCGTCTTTTTACAATCATGATTGTG ATCCAAATGTGAATATAATATGGATGGACAATGTTCATGCAAGGCTGAAAGCACTTCGTAACATCGATGAAG GTGAAGAGCTTCGCATATGTTACATTGACGCAAGTATGGATTTTGATGCTCGTCAGAATGTCCTACTCAATGGATTTGGTTTCAAGTGCTCCTGCAATCGCTGCTTATCAAAGGATTAG